The Streptomyces tendae DNA segment CCATCAGCACGCCCGCGCTCTGCGGGTCGACGGGCAGCGAGGCGTGCTCGGCGAGCAGATAGGTGGAGGCCTGGGTGAGCACGGCGGCGAAGCCGACCGACAGCAGCGGGAACAGCCACAGCACGGGGCTGCGGTAGGTGATCAGCAGCAGCGCGGTCACCACCAGGCCGGTGGCGATCATCAGGGTGGAGTCCAGGCTGTCGAACACCGCCACGCTGTCCGTGAGGGACGCGGCCGGGCCGCCGACCTCGACGTCCGTGCCGGGCGGGGCGTTGGCCCCGGCGACGTCGCGCAGGGCGTCGATCGTGTCGGTGATCTCGTCCTCGCCGTCCAGCGGGACCACCGTCATCAGCGCCTCGCCGTCGTCGGACGGGAACGGTCCGGTGACCTTCTGTCCGGCGGCCACGAACCGGTCGAGGGCGGGACGCTCGGCGTCGGCGGCCTCCCGCGCGCCCGCGCCGGTGTAGACGACGACCGCGGGCATGATCGTGTCCGTACGGAACTTCTCCAGCTCCGTGTTGACCCGCGCGGACTCGGCGCCGTGCGGCAGGAAGGCGTTGGGGCCGCTGTCCTCCACGTCGCCGAGTTTCCCGGCCAGCGGGCCGAGCGCGACGGCGACGATCAGCCAGGCCGCGAGCACGGCCCACTTTCCGCGGCGCCCGCCGGGCGCACGCGCGATGCGCTGCAACAGGGCGCGCATGAGTACTCTCCTTGGTGTGAAGCGCACCGCCGGCCGGTGACGGCCGGCGCGGGGCGCACGGAGCCCGCACCACGGCGCTCAGGCTGTGACGACCTGCCGTGGTGGACGGGAAGGGGTGTGTCCGGGGCGTGTGCTTCCTCCGTACGGCCGGGAGTTGCCGCTCCCGGCCGTACACCTCGGTGCACGCGCGTCATGTCATTCGATCTCGCGCATCATCTTCTCCATCGATCCGACGGCGAGCCGGGTCTGTGTCAGCTCCTCCAGCAGCCGGCGCTGCTCGTCCGTGGTGCGGCGCTGCAACTCCACGGTGTCCTCGAGGAGTTGCGCGTACCGCGTGGCCAGCTCCTTGTACTGCTCCTCGCGCGCGGCCAGCATGCGGGCGCGCCAGGTCGCGGCCACCTGCCAGACGATCACGATCAGCAGGGTGAAGAACCCGGCCGCGCCGACGGCCCCGACCAGCACGCCGAGCTCCTCGGCTCCGGCGGCCTGCGTCACCAGTTGGTCGTTCACTTCGCTTCCTCTTTCGCGCCTCGGTCCGAGCGGCCCGTGCCGCGGTCGGCGGTGCCCGCGTCGACGTCGGTGAGCGTCGCGGCCGCGCGGGCGACGGTGTGCGGGGTGAGTTCGCAGACGAACGGCGTGACGTCGTAGTACTTGACGGTCTTGCCGTCGTCCGCGGCTTCGAGCGTGCCGGTGACGAGGCCCGC contains these protein-coding regions:
- a CDS encoding ArsR/SmtB family transcription factor, whose amino-acid sequence is MPEVPPPAPTGDVLLKMLSALGNPHRMRIVAALVQNRTYVSALAREIGISRPLLHMHLQRLEAAGLVTGTLEAADDGKTVKYYDVTPFVCELTPHTVARAAATLTDVDAGTADRGTGRSDRGAKEEAK